From the Solanum pennellii chromosome 4, SPENNV200 genome, one window contains:
- the LOC107018062 gene encoding uncharacterized protein LOC107018062, translating to MIRKKVFLTYKRKKLPGSDPFLENGTHNTPSECMKSKAVAPLLEEEEKYDNPSFKDGKKDFEDNSEEDQSSKGSKGPLSEGEPRNSQKRLCSCIISGSICDSKCTQKFSLSPLTGLDSSREQDLVSPSSGGDERGCNLKDSDSSDLVKLSLEEVDTLKDISLIPSVNAVSTSKLSSSLITFQRRAKRDKDAGRAYAKGNLEAEDVACLSVENTACLVAPHDSEKSVAKSSSVDLSADFKHPETTNGGDNSQCACAGSPAQMKILLDVNEQPILVKEAQPIDEVADPNSGVGFSGLDDGVASDTFKKSSFHSPQDPSFDGLSRTEVPISSPLEVASNSGSQALDISIPCDSDDKMDRNRSEQASDERLIPTALEVHQNPPCFLNGNNSTVLHRVPSDKSLELLDNKPEKITPIHAELPETGCLSEKAMADSGESNSSKNDLLQLLSEDRTYNFFPLASLQENESAHANSKEGKASSLEEKRHCAFTVAESSDFLGLSLPSQALASRSLQLADIWNQPSESIQGAASQVSLDASILHRHQMILDNILNRARSQNGNKRRFAEKLGTPNMWSEEELDSLWIGVRRHGRGNWDVMLRDPRLRFFSWRTPTDLAERWMEEQSKLLHGKSISPVRQLNKGDVSSHGMDDVKLSLGHAHSQSGDNIRSQIPFHFPNVQNTSHKLLHLATTNVGTLDSLCLRGNRKRARFNQSENSAGSGVECSFSSRIMNRVSEVGNLPHWLKEVVAIPPRPPGFAPDSSWFIHPWIGPPFSEPKRVHCESRNRLSDLYTTPKTELNNGNADCAHLPIREGKQHCKSEADKKVELIVINSDASSEETISDDCNVRH from the exons CCTTTGCTGGAGGAAGAGGAGAAGTATGACAACCCTAGCTTCAAGGATGGAAAGAAAGACTTTGAG GATAATTCTGAAGAAGATCagtcctcaaagggttccaaaGGGCCTCTCTCTGAAGGAGAACCAAGGAATTCACAGAAGAGATTATGTTCTTGCATTATTTCAGGCAGTATATGTGATAGTAAATGCACCCAGAAGTTTTCTCTTTCCCCGTTGACAGGATTGGATTCTTCGAGAGAACAGGATTTGGTCTCCCCAAGTTCTGGTGGTGATGAGAGGGGATGCAATCTTAAGGATTCTGATTCCTCTGATTTGGTTAAACTGAGTCTGGAAGAAGTTGACACACTAAAAGACATCTCTCTGATCCCCTCTGTAAATGCAGTTAGTACAAGTAAATTGTCTTCCAGTCTGATTACTTTTCAGCGAAGAGCCAAGCGGGACAAGGATGCAGGCCGGGCATATGCCAAGGGCAATCTTGAAGCTGAAGATGTTGCTTGCTTATCAGTTGAAAATACTGCATGTCTTGTCGCTCCTCATGACTCTGAGAAATCAGTTGCTAAGAGTAGCTCGGTGGATCTTTCAGCAGATTTTAAGCATCCAGAG aCAACCAACGGAGGTGACAATTCTCAATGTGCTTGTGCTGGATCACCTGCACAGATGAAGAT ATTGTTAGATGTTAATGAACAGCCTATCTTAGTGAAGGAAGCTCAGCCAATCGATGAAGTAGCTGATCCAAATTCTGGAGTAGGTTTCTCTGGTTTGGATGACGGTGTTGCTTCAGATACTTTCAAGAAGTCATCATTTCATAGCCCTCAGGACCCTTCTTTTGATGGTTTGTCCAGAACTGAAGTGCCAATATCGTCTCCCTTAGAGGTTGCAAGTAACAGTGGTTCCCAAGCTTTAGATATATCTATACCTTGtg ATAGTGATGACAAAATGGACCGCAATAGGTCGGAACAAGCATCTGATGAACGCCTCATCCCAACAGCACTGGAAGTTCACCAGAACCCTCCTTGCTTCTTGAATGGAAATAATTCGACGGTTTTACATAGGGTGCCTTCGGACAAAAGTTTGGAATTACTTGACAACAAGCCCGAGAAGATAACTCCAATTCATGCAGAGTTGCCTGAAACTGGTTGCTTATCTGAAAAAGCAATGGCTGATAGTGGTGAAAGCAATTCTTCGAAAAATGATTTACTGCAG CTTTTGTCGGAAGATAGAACCTACAACTTTTTCCCATTAGCAAGCCTGCAGGAAAATGAGAGTGCTCATGCTAATTCTAAAGAAGGAAAAGCTTCCTCATTAGAAGAGAAGAGACATTGTGCATTTACTGTAGCAGAATCCTCAGATTTTCTTGGTTTGTCACTGCCAAGTCAAGCTTTAGCTTCGAGATCCTTACAGTTGGCTGACATATGGAATCAACCAAGCGAATCCATTCAAGGAGCAGCTTCTCAGGTTTCTCTTGATGCATCAATACTTCATCGACATCAAATGATCCTGGACAACATTCTTAACAGAGCAAGATCTCAAAACGGAAACAAGAGGAGATTTGCAGAAAAATTAGGGACTCCAAACATGTGGTCAGAAGAGGAGCTAGATTCTCTTTGGATTGGCGTGAGGCGGCATGGAAGAGGTAACTGGGATGTGATGTTGAGGGATCCAAGGCTGCGCTTTTTTTCGTGGAGGACGCCAACAGACTTGGCAGAACGGTGGATGGAGGAACAGTCGAAACTTTTACATGGAAAATCCATTTCCCCTGTGAGACAGTTAAATAAAGGTGATGTTTCATCCCATGGTATGGATGATGTTAAACTTTCACTTGGGCATGCACATTCCCAGTCAGGAGACAACATCCGGAGCCAAATACCATTTCATTTTCCAAATGTTCAAAATACTTCGCACAAATTACTTCACCTGGCTACAACAAATGTAGGGACCTTAGATTCTCTCTGTCTCAGGGGAAACCGCAAAAGAGCTAGGTTCAACCAATCCGAGAACTCTGCAGGTTCAGGTGTTGAATGTTCATTCAGTTCTCGAATTATGAACAGAGTGTCTGAAGTAGGTAATTTGCCTCACTGGCTCAAGGAAGTGGTTGCAATCCCACCCAGGCCTCCTGGATTTGCCCCAGATTCTTCATGGTTTATCCATCCATGGATTGGTCCACCGTTTTCTGAACCTAAGCGAGTTCATTGTGAATCAAGGAACAGATTGAGCGACTTGTACACTACACCAAAAACTGAGCTGAATAATGGTAATGCTGATTGTGCTCATCTCCCTATAAGAGAAGGGAAGCAACATTGTAAGTCAGAAGCAGATAAAAAAGTTGAGCTGATTGTCATCAATAGCGACGCCTCATCAGAGGAGACGATATCAGATGATTGTAATGTAAGGCATTAG